Proteins found in one Erythrobacter sp. KY5 genomic segment:
- a CDS encoding DUF1192 domain-containing protein: MDDLDLPRPKGDAASKLAGEDLAPYSQDELTERIALLEAEIERVRTHRDKASAHRAAADALFNRPGS; the protein is encoded by the coding sequence ATGGACGACCTTGATCTCCCGCGCCCCAAAGGGGACGCCGCCAGCAAGCTGGCCGGGGAAGACCTTGCACCTTACTCGCAAGACGAACTGACAGAGCGGATCGCTCTGCTCGAAGCCGAGATAGAGAGGGTGAGGACACATCGCGACAAGGCAAGTGCTCATCGCGCTGCGGCAGATGCGCTTTTTAACAGGCCTGGATCATGA